One genomic segment of Panicum virgatum strain AP13 chromosome 2N, P.virgatum_v5, whole genome shotgun sequence includes these proteins:
- the LOC120659738 gene encoding disease resistance protein PIK6-NP-like, with the protein MEVYACQVHDMVLELIIKLSAEEGFIAITSLSDGGQAGVSSLHQREIIRRLSLHNSSDTNSSINERKLLSKMRSLDVFGRADLMMPSLSRFPILHVLQLENCSGLDNNRLKDICKLYLLKFLRLQGLKVFDLPESIGKLESLETLDIIGADHELAIMLPLSFGKLGKLVRLHAERVELPDGVSLENMKSLQELTGICATLHAVTEIGKLGALKALDISIEETCNSKELVHTCLQMCQSSLQVLVLKAPLISFSLDMSKLPPGLQTFMCNSYFRAFPRCIDPSLSCLTVMSIGLWRARVQPEHLDKLAELPSLRFLRITSPLPADEQEKLVIYSSPSIFPCLTDLRISCPLLFLEFQPGAMRKLQKLCLGFDARKTAEHFQTNDFDYGLENLPSVQHVVIELRGRDHPEAQDAIRRTINDHPNHPSLDFSYM; encoded by the exons ATGGAGGTGTATGCTTGCCAAGTACATGATATGGTGCTTGAGCTTATTATCAAGTTGTCAGCTGAAGAAGGCTTTATTGCTATCACTTCATTGTCAGATGGTGGACAAGCAGGTGTATCTTCGTTGCATCAGAGGGAGATTATCAGGCGGCTATCCCTCCACAACAGCAGCGACACCAATTCCTCAATAAATGAAAGAAAACTTCTGTCGAAAATGAGGTCACTTGATGTCTTTGGCCGTGCTGATTTAATGATGCCATCCCTGTCAAGATTTCCTATTCTACATGTACTGCAACTAGAGAATTGTTCTGGACTGGATAACAATCGTCTTAAGGATATCTGCAAGTTGTACCTCCTTAAGTTTCTACGGCTACAGGGTTTGAAAGTCTTTGATCTCCCCGAGAGTATTGGCAAGCTGGAGTCTCTGGAAACATTGGACATtat AGGCGCCGATCATGAATTAGCGATAATGTTACCACTGTCTTTTGGTAAACTAGGAAAACTTGTCCGGCTTCACGCTGAAAGAGTGGAGCTGCCAGATGGTGTGAGTCTGGAGAATATGAAATCGCTACAAGAGCTGACTGGCATATGCGCTACCTTGCACGCCGTGACAGAGATTGGTAAACTGGGAGCACTAAAGGCCCTTGATATTAGCATCGAGGAAACTTGCAATTCAAAGGAATTGGTTCACACGTGCCTCCAAATGTGCCAGAGTTCATTACAAGTATTGGTGCTAAAAGCTCCATTAATTTCTTTTTCGCTGGATATGTCAAAGCTTCCTCCTGGTCTCCAGACCTTCATGTGCAATAGCTACTTTAGGGCATTCCCCAGGTGTATTGATCCGTCGCTCTCCTGTCTCACTGTAATGTCCATCGGGCTGTGGCGTGCGCGTGTACAGCCTGAGCACCTTGACAAGCTTGCTGAGCTGCCATCTCTTCGCTTCCTCAGGATAACCTCACCACTTCCAGCGGATGAGCAGGAAAAGCTCGTTATTTACAGCAGCCCATCTATATTCCCGTGTCTAACGGATCTTCGGATTTCGTGTCCCTTGTTGTTCCTTGAGTTTCAACCTGGGGCTATGCGAAAGCTTCAAAAACTTTGCCTTGGATTTGACGCCAGAAAGACCGCTGAGCATTTTCAGACTAATGACTTCGATTATGGATTAGAGAACCTCCCTTCTGTCCAACATGTCGTCATTGAGTTACGGGGGCGCGACCACCCCGAAGCCCAGGATGCTATTAGGAGGACAATTAACGATCATCCCAACCATCCGTCGCTTGATTTTTCCTATATGTAA
- the LOC120659741 gene encoding uncharacterized protein LOC120659741 isoform X2, translating into MKKEKRREGRVHGMGGAASVEWVKNRPSRATAISALGAWVDTPTNLLPSDTKAKAHSRWNDVARIEARSAWNASCHPTLRIKSCPTRARVRGYGAAARHGTNGDHPLHCLHSHCYQASRGIANRDSSGGIPEEYLADLAPIKV; encoded by the exons atgaagaaagagaaaagaagggAGGGGCGCGTGCATGGAATGGGTGGGGCCGCAAGCGTGGAGTGGGTGAAAAATCGACCATCACGGGCGACTGCAATTTCAGCATTGGGTGCCTGGGTGGATACACCAACGAATCTGCTGCCTAGTGACACTAAGGCCAAGGCCCATTCCAGGTGGAATGATGTGGCCCGTATCGAAGCCAggtcagcctggaacgcatcctGTCATCCCACCCTACGGATCAAATCCTGCCCGACGCGAGCGAGGGTGAGAGGATACGGCGCAGCGGCGCGGCATGGCACCAACGGCGACCACCCTCTCCACTGCCTTCATTCTCACTG CTATCAGGCAAGCAGAGGAATCGCAAACCGGGATTCAAGCGGGGGCATACCAGAG GAATACCTGGCGGATTTGGCTCCAATCAAG GTTTAG